The DNA region CAGACCCCGGATGAAGTGCATGCGGGGAGTGTGGCATAAAAGTCGCAATTTTAGTGTCCACCATATTGTCCTAAGACCACTACCTATGCGGCAGTTAACATAAAACAACATATACAATATTACTGGCAATTTTTCTAAACTACCTATGCGGCAGTTAACACGTATGCTGCAGTGGGATTATGACAAAAAAATTTCTAAACTACCTATGCGGCAGTTAACGAATTACTGCTGGATGCTGACTCTGACGTATTTTTCTAAACTACCTATGCGGCAGTTAACTCATTTCTTTCATCTCCATATTTTTACAATTTTTTCTAAACTACCTATGCGGCAGTTAACTGGTCCTGCGGGTGTTTCGGTGAAATTTGCGTTTTCTAAACTACCTATGCGGCAGTTAACTCTTGTACGATGACGCAATTACCGCCGAAAAATTTCTAAACTACCTATGCGGCAGTTAACCATTTGCGGCAATCAGAAAGAGTTTTGTTGCATTTCTAAACTACCTATGCGGCAGTTAACGCAGGCGGCAAGCTATGTAATGCTTTTGATTTTTTCTAAACTACCTATGCGGCAGTTAACTTCGAGAGTCAGTATTACATGAAAGATTGAGATTTCTAAACTACCTATGCGGCAGTTAACTCCATAATAAAATCAGCTCCTTTTCTGAAATATTTCTAAACTACCTATGCGGCAGTTAACTTCTGATACATCGGGGGCAGGGGTATTCATCTTTTCTAAACTACCTATGCGGCAGTTAACGTGCACGCTCCAGCGTCTGTTTCGATGACGGCTTTCTAAACTACCTATGCGGCAGTTAACTGAAAGTTATTGCAGACCGCAAGCTAAAAGATTTTCTAAACTACCTATGCGGCAGTTAACATATACGGTTAATCTATGTGACAACACAGAAGATTTCTAAACTACCTATGCGGCAGTTAACTACCTCCTGAGTAAATAAAAAAGCCCCCATATTTTCTAAACTACCTATGCGGCAGTTAACCCGCACAAGGCAATGTTGTTCCATTGCCTCATTTTCTAAACTACCTATGCGGCAGTTAACGAGAGCCGCGCGTCAAAATCCTCTTTTTTCGCTTTCTAAACTACCTATGCGGCAGTTAACAAAGTAAAATAAATGTCATTTCCAAGTGAAAATTTCTAAACTACCTATGCGGCAGTTAACAAAGTAAAATAAATGTCATTTCCAAGTGAAAATTTCTAAACTACCTATGCGGCAGTTAACTGAAATTAACAGGGAACAGGTGTTCTCTGAATTTTCTAAACTACCTATGCGGCAGTTAACGCACTTCCTTTTATTTAAAAAGCGCCGGTTAATTTCTAAACTACCTATGCGGCAGTTAACTCGATCACGTACATAAACAGAGGATATACTATTTTCTAAACTACCTATGCGGCAGTTAACCCAGAGATTTCTTTGTCGTTTCGCAAGTTTCATTTCTAAACTACCTATGCGGCAGTTAACGTTTATTGCAGTCATTTCCTGCTTCCCCCCAATTTCTAAACTACCTATGCGGCAGTTAACAAACGCATAAAATGTATATGCGTTCCCGTTCATTTCTAAACTACCTATGCGGCAGTTAACTCAACGGGCTCAAGGTAGCCCGTGCGGCTTACTTTCTAAACTACCTATGCGGCAGTTAACGAGTACAAGTAAATAAACTTGAGCTTGATGAATTTTCTAAACTACCTATGCGGCAGTTAACCACGACACGTCGCTGTGGCCAACTTCGAAAAATTTCTAAACTACCTATGCGGCAGTTAACTATATTATACGCATTATGCGTATAATTGTCAATTTCTAAACTACCTATGCGGCAGTTAACCCGATGCTGGAGCGGAAAAAGAAGCCGACAGCACGTGCGCTTATACATCTTTTTCCCACTTTGACCCAAATTTATTCCTGCTTTGAAATAGATTGATTTAATCGCATTTTTCAAATGCCGTAAAAATTTGGGTTAAAATTCCGGAACGGTTCTGTTATTACTTAAACCATAGGTTCCGCATTCTGTCAAGGCGGATTCTTTTTCTACCCGCTTTTTTATAAAAAGGCTAAATGTTCCTCCGCGGGAAAGGCTTTTCATCTGTATGTACGGCAGTCTGACAGATTTTCTCTTTCCTTGCAGAAGCCGGGCAGCCTCTTCAATCGTTACTCCCGGATGTCTTTTTGCATAGCGTCTCGCTTTCACCCAGATTGAACCTTCCGGTTGGTACCTGCTATACACGGCATACCCCCGCAGCTTGCGCTCCGGCACTTTCCTTATGCTTGTACAGTGCACATAATCAAGGAGGCGTCCCAGTACTTTGGACAGGTTGAGTCTTTCCAATTCTTGTGCTTCCGCAAAGACACGGATTTTTTCTCCCAGACCTGTTTCCCTATATTCGGGAAATGAAACGGCATAGAGGTTATGTCCGCTTTTATTTTTTTCATCTGCAAAAGCAATATGGAGCTGGGTAAACACTTTGGTCCAAAGGAAGGCAAGCGATACTTCCGCACACGGGAGCAAGGTGATTTCCTGATAGTATTCCATGGCTTATTCCTTTTCGCTCTGACCAAAAACACCGCCGCGGACGAGAACAGCCATGACATAGTTTTTGTCATTTTCATCGTCCGGTTCACTGCCGGTTGACCACTGATCAAACAGGGTATAAAAATCTTTTTTCTCTTTTGGTGTGCGGTAAGCTTTCCCAAGAGTGGTGACCGCACCATAGGGTTCAATGGCAATCGGTATCCGTCTGCCCTCTTCCTGGGGATACCAAGTGTCAACAGTTCTGATGGCATTGCTGAGTTTCTGCGAGTGCATGGCTGCCGTACCGTCCACATGGTAAAGAACCTTGCTCTTCTTGCCTTTTCCTTTATCAAGAATCAGTTCTTCGCTGGGATAAATTTCCTGTCCTTTTCCCATAAGTGCGAAGGCTTCCACTTCAATCAGAAGGGATGACCTCTTTCCACAGAGAGTTTCGGCAATAAAAGATGCCAATTCTTCCACTTTTTCACGATTCTTATCAAAATCCTTCAAGCTGAAATCATAAATATTAAATATCCATTTTTTATTTTCTTCTTTTATGGATACAATGACCTCCGCTTTTTCCGCCCCTACACGATTTCTCCAAAGGAAGCGTCCATTGGCTATATTCATCGCATAACGGGCTGACAGCTCTTTAAATCCGTTCTGCTCAATAAATTTCTTTCCTATTTCTTCTATCTTTTTATGATGAGTTTCGTTATTGCATGCAGAAGGATGCTCTACACCGGAAAGGACTTTGATTGTAAAGGATAATTTCAATGTGTCATCGTTTAAAGAAATAGAAGCACTGTCTACGGTCTGCAGATTTGCTTTTTCCACTTC from Dialister invisus DSM 15470 includes:
- the cas6f gene encoding type I-F CRISPR-associated endoribonuclease Cas6/Csy4, translating into MEYYQEITLLPCAEVSLAFLWTKVFTQLHIAFADEKNKSGHNLYAVSFPEYRETGLGEKIRVFAEAQELERLNLSKVLGRLLDYVHCTSIRKVPERKLRGYAVYSRYQPEGSIWVKARRYAKRHPGVTIEEAARLLQGKRKSVRLPYIQMKSLSRGGTFSLFIKKRVEKESALTECGTYGLSNNRTVPEF
- the csy3 gene encoding type I-F CRISPR-associated protein Csy3 translates to MAKKESNLASVLSFEKKLVLSDGYMYGTTWEKRNETARPVMLVEKSVRGTISNRLKDSVKNDPMKLNAEVEKANLQTVDSASISLNDDTLKLSFTIKVLSGVEHPSACNNETHHKKIEEIGKKFIEQNGFKELSARYAMNIANGRFLWRNRVGAEKAEVIVSIKEENKKWIFNIYDFSLKDFDKNREKVEELASFIAETLCGKRSSLLIEVEAFALMGKGQEIYPSEELILDKGKGKKSKVLYHVDGTAAMHSQKLSNAIRTVDTWYPQEEGRRIPIAIEPYGAVTTLGKAYRTPKEKKDFYTLFDQWSTGSEPDDENDKNYVMAVLVRGGVFGQSEKE